CATGGCCCATTTCGTCCTCAATAGTGACGATATCGACCGCTTCATCGAAGAGCGGACGGCCAGGCTCGACTCTGTAACCCGGGCCTGGTCCAAACGACATCTGCGCGCCGCGTTACTGGCCGATTGCCGCTGTGCCGAGCGCTCGCTGCCCACCCCCCTGCCGGACCGCCTGGACATCAAGAGAAACCGTCGGACCGCCCGCCGCCATGGCATCGCCGAAGCCTGGTTCACGTTGGCCCCCGATTGCGAAGAAGAGGTCATACGTGTCCTTGATTGGCTGGCTGCCCTACCGGAAATCGATCCGCGCCTGGCCGCCAAGCGATCACGCATTTCCATGATCGATGCCCAACGCCACGCGGAACGCTGGCATGCCCAACTGGCTAAGAGCCGCAAGAAGATCGTCGCCGAGGATGATCCCCATGGGCTCGACGAAATCCTGAAACTGGAAGATGGCTGGCATTGGGTCTGCCTTGGTTCCCCGGGAGCCCTGGACTATGAAGGGGCCTGGATGCGCCATTGCGTCGGCGATGGTGCCTACGACAGCCTACGCACGCGGATCTATTCCTTGCGCGATTACAAAAACCATCCTCACTGCACGGTGGAATTCGAACCCACCCGGCGCAGCGTCCATCAGGCCAAGGGTCACGGCAATGAGGAGGTGCCACCCAAATACCGGGATGCGGTGGAGCGCCTGCTCCGCTACCTGAAACCCGAACGGGTCAGTGCCCGACTGACTGAATTCGTGCTGACCGAAGACGGTCGTATCCTGCGCCTGTCTCAAGCCGCAGACTGGCCCGAAGGCACGCGGGTCCGCCGCAATCTGGTGCTGACAGGACGCAACGATGTCTCGGCTTTGCCCGACGGACTGCGCGTATCGGAATCGTTGGTGCTGGCCAACAGCGGCCTGCGCCGCCTGCCGCGGGATCTGCGTATCGGCCTATCCCTCACCGGATTGGCCTTGTCGCCGGTGGAAGAGCTGCCCGAGGGCTTGTATGTGCGCACTCTCAATTTGGAGGACAGTCTGGTCAAAACCATCGCGCCGGGTACCCGAGTCCTGAAGGAACTGACCTTGTTTAATTCGGTGCTGAGGGAACTGCCGGAACAGTTGATCATCGGGCAGCTACTGCTGTTCGATGGCGCGGCCTTGCCGTTTTTACCTCGTGACCTGGAGGTGGCGGGCTGCCCCATCGGCGAACAGGTACGCGGTCGACTGCCGGAGACCCTGGTTGCGGTAGGCGATGTCACCTACACGGACATGGCCATCGATGGCTCGGAGGTAATCACCGTATACGGGCGCCTGAGCTATGCCGGATGGGACAATCCCACCTTCCCAGGGGACCTGACGGTTCACGGAACTTTGGACCTGAAACACGCGTTGTTCGACCACGGCGCCCCCCAAGGCCGGGTCACCGTTCACGGGGATCTGGACCTGCGTGGCACCGATATCATCCGCCTGCCGGAGGACTGGAAAGTCTTGGGACGGGTGCTCCGGGATTGATTTTCTTGGACTTATTTCAAAGGGTGCTTAAACTCACGTTCCCATAAAGGTTCACGATACGGGAAGAGTGCAGGGGATGTTGCAGACGGCCCTCGGATCGGCCCTGGTCGCTCGCCAATACGGGATTCTGCTGGCGGCGGACAGCATCGAAGAGGATTTCGCCAGCGGCGAAATCCGCGACCGCGACTCTTTTATCCGTTTTTTCGACAAGCATGGCGTGCTGACCCGGTTCAAGCGGGTCAAGGGCAAAGACCTGGAAACCCGAGGCTATATTTTCCCCTGCGTGGCGCCGTTGCAAGACGGCGGCGCCCTGGTGCTGGCGGGCATGGCCCCGCGCGAGGAAGGCGAAGCCCCGGCCATCGCCACCATTGATCCCGCCGACCCATCGGGCAAGGTCGAGGTCATTCCCCTGGATGACCTGCAGGCCCGCTGGACAGGCCAGGTGGTGCTGGTCACCAGACGCAGCGGCCAGCGGTCCATGGACCGCCCCTTCGACTGGGACTGGTTCATCCCCGAACTGCATCGCTACAAATGGCTATTGATCCTGACCCTTTTGGTGTCGCTGATTCTGCATGCCCTGTCTTTCACGCCGATCATCTTCATCCAGATCGCGCTGGATAAGGTCATCGGCTACAAGGCCACCTCGACCCTGGCGGTATTGACCGGTGGGGTTCTGCTGGCCTTGATGTTCAATGGCCTATTGGGATACGTGCGCGAATACCTGGTCCGCTTTGTTTCGGCCGCCATAGAGGCTCGACTCTCCGGCGATGCCTTCGACAAACTGCTGGCCATGCCGGTGCATATGTTCCAAGGCCAGGATGCCACAAGCATCGAGGAAGGGATTCAAGGTGCTGGAACCCTGCGCGGTTTCCTGGCCCGCAAGGTATTGGGCGGGTTGTTCGATCTGACCTCGCTGCTGGTCTTCCTGCCCATTCTGTTCGCCTATTCCATTCCCATGGCATTGCTGGTGATCGGGTTCGCCGTGGTCATGGGCGGCGCCTCGCTGGCCTTCAAGGGCGTCGAAAAAGGCCGTGCCCGTGCCGCCGGACAGAAAGAGCATGTGAAAAACGTGGTGCTGCGCGAGACCGTCGCGGGCATCGACACGGTCAAGACCTTGTCCCAGGAGACCACCCAGCGGCGCGCCTGGCGCCAGGCCGCTGCCGTGGCCATCCGGGCCCAGGGGGATCGGGAAAAGATCTCCGCCATGTCCAATCAGGTGAACTCGGTGCTGCAGCAGGCCATGACCGTGGCGATCATCTTCGTCGGCATCCAGTTGGTGTTCGGCGGCCTGATGTCGGCGGGTGCGCTGATCGCCGTCAACATGATGGGCAGCCGGGTGGTCCGTCCCATTGTCCAGGCCATCTCCGGCATCGCCGAACTGGACCGGGTCAAGGCGGCCATGGAACAGTTGGGCATGATCTGGAATTCGCAGCCTGAACGGGCCGGATTCGGTGTGCAGAAAACCATCCAGGGGCGCTACGAACTGGTCCATGCCTCGGTGGAATTCGGCGAACATGTGAAGGCCCTGGACAATATCACCCTGACCATCCCCGAACGCCGTAAGATCGCCGTGGTCGGCCCGGCGGGATCGGGAAAATCCACCTTGTTGCGGGTCTTGCAAGGTCTGACCCGGCCGACCTCGGGCACCTTCGAGGTGGATGGCACGCCCTTTGCCAACCTGGATCTGGAGCAGTTTCGCAAGCAGGTGGCGCTGGTCACCAGCCGACCGTCGTTCTTTACCGGCACCATCGAGGAGAATCTGCGCCGGGTGCGGCCCAATGTCAGCAAGCGAGAATTGGAAGAAGCCCTGCGCCTGTCCGGCCTTAGCGATGCTCTGCCGCGCATTCCCCATGGCCTAGCGGCGCAGATCGACGAGCGGGCCTCGACCCTGCCCAATGCCTTTCGCCAGATTCTGGCCATTGCCCGGGCGCTGGTGTCCGACCCCAACGTGCTGTTGCTCGACGAGGTCTTCGCCGTCCTGGACAAGACCCAGCAGTTGGTCTTGCACCTGAACCTGGATGAGATCGCCGCCAACCGCACCTTGATTCTGGTCTCTCAGGACATCGACCTGATTGATGACTTCCACCGCATCATCGTGCTGGATGACGGCAACCTTGCCGGCGACGGCACCCACGAGCAATTGCTCAACAGCTGCGCCACCTACAAGGAAATGTGGATGATCGAGCGCGAGCTGACCTGGCGGGAGCACAAGATGTCATGAGCATCAGATCCTTCCCCAGAGGCGAGTTCATTTTCCGCGAGGGCGAGACCGGCGGCTACGCCTATATCCTGCAATCGGGTGAGGTGGAGATCGTCAAGAGCACGGCCAAGGGACCGATGGTGCTGGGCACCGTGGACAAGGGCACGCTGTTCGGCGAGATGGCGATCATCGATGAGAGCCCGCGTAGCGCCTCGGCCCGCGCCAAGACCGACGTGGAGGCCCTGGAAGTCAACCGGGACGCCTTTTTGCAGCATATTTCCCGCAAGCCCGATGCCGCCCTGAGCCTGATGACCCGACTGGCCACCTATGTGCGCTCCACCAACCTGAACACCATCCATGCCGGGGACGGCTTGCATGCGGTCGATGACCAGGACCAAACCGAACATGAACCCAATCGGGCCCTGACCGATATCATCGACGATACGGACGCCATCTATGACGCCAAGCCGTCGCGTCCGACCCTGCTGACCGGTATTCTGGTTCTCGTCTTCGTGCTGGTGGCGGTTGTGTTCCTGTCGGTAACCTTTGTCGATACCACTGTCTCGGCACGCGGCAAGTTCGGCACCACGGTGCCCAACGTGATCGTCCAGGCAACCACCGGATCGGTGATCGAGGATCTGTTGATCCGACGCGGCCAGGTGATCAAGAAGGGCGACGTGGTGGCCAAGCTGGACGGCACCTACATCCGCGCCAACCTGAAAGTGGAGGAAGACCAACTGGCGGCCATTAACAAGCGCATCCTGCGCATTTCCACCGAGCAGTACCTGATTAACTCGGGCGAGGAAATTCCACGCGGGCTGGACTTGGACGAAGTCAGTCTCGACATTCTGTCCAAGCGATTGGATGAATACCGTTCCCGCCAGGCTTCTTTCGATGCCGATGTATCCAAACTCAAGCAAGAGATCTCCTCGGCCAAATCGGCGGTGGTCATCGCCAAGGAGCAGCTGAGCGTCAAACAGCGGATCGAGGATGCCCGCAAGGCCCTGTTCGACAAGAAAATCGGCTCCCTGCTCAATTATCTGACCGCCCAGGACGACCGGCTGGCAGCGAAAAAGGAGTTTGCCGAGACCATCAACACCGTGAAAAATTTAAGCAGCGAACTGGTCTCGGCGGAGGCCGAACGGCAGGCCTTCGTTGCCGAATGGTCCGCCGATCTGGCCGAGCAACTGGCCAAGGAAGAGGAAGCCAACAGCGAGATTCACGAAGAGGTGGTCAAGCTGCAACGGCAAACCCAGGACCTGACCATGCGCTCGCCGGTGGACGGGGTGGTGCTGGATTTGCCGTCGGTTACCGTCGGCTCCATCGTCAAGGAAGGCGAGCCCATGCTGACCTTGGTGCGCACCAACGTGCCTTTGGCGTTGGAGGTGGACGTGGATCCCAAAGACGTCAGCGACCTGCGTATCGGGGCCGATGTGTCGGTCAAGCTTGACGCCCTGCCCTTCCAACAGTTCGGTGACCTGCCTGGTAAATTGATTTTTGTTTCCAACGATACTTTCCCCGAGTCGCTGGATGGGGAAAAGGGCGCCTGGTATCGGGGCCGCGTGGAAATCAGCCCCGAAGACATCCGCGCACTGCCCAAGGGCTTTCACCTGACGCCAGGTATGTTGGCCACCGCCGACCTCAAGGTCGGGCAACGGCGACTCGTTACTTACTTCACCAACCCCATCGTGAAGAATTTCCAACAGTCGTTCCAAGAACCGGACTGATCGGTCAATTACACATCAATTCAATAATTTATTTTCGTATCACAAATTTCATTGTGATATCGTAATTTTTCCGTTGACTCACGGTACAACCGCGCTACCCTTTTGGATGAGCATCGAGGCCGTGGGATTGTTTTTTCAAAGACAAGGTCTCGTTCTGAAGGAGTTAAACACCCGTCACATGAATCGTCTTTTTTCGAACGATAACAATAGGGAGGGCAGTTAATGGCTGAGCCAGGATTTGCTCCAATAGACGAAGTCGCTACCGAAGCTTTCAACGGTGCCATGGCCGATGGCGCATCGCCCGAGGAGGCCTTTGACGCCGCCGCGGAAGCCGTAACCAATCTGGCCGCCGAGGCCGGCGTACCCGCCGAGGCCATCGAGGCCGATCTGTCGGCCGCACGCGAAGCCTTTGATGGCGCGATGGCCGACGGTGCTTCCCCCGAGGAAGCCATGGGCGCCGCCCGCGAAGCCGGAGGTCAGGCCGCCGCCGACTGGGCGGAACAGAATGAACCGGAAGGCGATATGCCACCGCCCGAAGGGGACATGCCGCCACCCGAGGGTGAGGCGCCGCCGCCCGAAGGGGACGCTCCGCCGCCACCCGAGGGCGACATGGCTCCGCCGGAAGGTGAGGCCCCGCCACCCGAGGGGGATATGCCGCCACCGGAAGGCGAGGGCGATCCCATTGGCGATGCCGCCATGCAGGCCTTTGACCAGGCCATGGCCGATGGCCTGCCGCCGGAACAGGTCTTCGAAGCCGTCGCCGATGCGGTGATGGAAGCGGGAGAGGCCGAAGGCATCCCCCCAGAAGACATGCAAGAAGGTCTGGACGCCGCAGGGGAGGCCTTTGGTGCCGCCATCGCCGATGGTGCCTCGCCGGAAGAGGCCATGGAATCGGCCATGCAGGCCGCCGAGGCGGCTGGACCGGAAGGCGAAGGCGATATGCCGCCACCCGAAGGCGATATGCCGCCGCCCGAGGGTGAGGCCCCACCGCCGCCCGAAGGTGAAGCGCCGCCACCCGAAGGCGATCATGCCGAGGGCGACGATCCCATCGGTCAGGCCGCCCAGCAGGCCTTTGAACAGGCCATGAATGACGGACTGCCGCCCGAGCAGGTCTTTGAGGCGGTCGCCGATGCGGTGATGGAAGCGGGAGAGGCCGAAGGCATTCCACCAGAAGACATGCAGCAGGGCATCGATGCCGCTGGCGAGGCATTCCAGACGGCCATGGAAGAAGGCGCCGATCCGCAAGGAGCCTTCGACGCGGCCATGGAAGCCGGATCGGAAGCCGGGGACCAACCGCCGGAAGGCGAGCCCCCCATGGACGAAGGCGGTATGCCGCCGCCGGAAGGGGAAGGCGACATGCCGCCACCGACCGACATGCCGCCGCCGGACGATGGCATGGGCGACGCCTTGGACGCCGCCTTGGGTGGCGACCCCGCCGGTGGCGACATGCCCCCGCCGCCGCCCAGCGATGCCGACATGGCCCTGGATCAGGCCATGGCTCAAACCGAGGCTGCCGGGTCCGAGCCGCCGCCGCCGGAAGGAGACATGCCACCCATGGATATGCCACCGCCGGAAGGGGAAGGCGAGCATCCGCAAGAACCTGGGATGGACGATACAGACGTGGTCTAGATCACGTCGGGTTTGATCGGATTCGATTGGACACGACACGCGCCAAGGCCCGTTTGTACCCGCGCAATAAAAATGGAAAACCCCGCCGCACCGGCGGGGTTTTTCGCGTTTCAACTCAGGGCGGCCCCCCCAAAAGAGCTTTCCTTGTATCATTCC
The sequence above is drawn from the Magnetospira sp. QH-2 genome and encodes:
- a CDS encoding PcfJ domain-containing protein; the protein is MAHFVLNSDDIDRFIEERTARLDSVTRAWSKRHLRAALLADCRCAERSLPTPLPDRLDIKRNRRTARRHGIAEAWFTLAPDCEEEVIRVLDWLAALPEIDPRLAAKRSRISMIDAQRHAERWHAQLAKSRKKIVAEDDPHGLDEILKLEDGWHWVCLGSPGALDYEGAWMRHCVGDGAYDSLRTRIYSLRDYKNHPHCTVEFEPTRRSVHQAKGHGNEEVPPKYRDAVERLLRYLKPERVSARLTEFVLTEDGRILRLSQAADWPEGTRVRRNLVLTGRNDVSALPDGLRVSESLVLANSGLRRLPRDLRIGLSLTGLALSPVEELPEGLYVRTLNLEDSLVKTIAPGTRVLKELTLFNSVLRELPEQLIIGQLLLFDGAALPFLPRDLEVAGCPIGEQVRGRLPETLVAVGDVTYTDMAIDGSEVITVYGRLSYAGWDNPTFPGDLTVHGTLDLKHALFDHGAPQGRVTVHGDLDLRGTDIIRLPEDWKVLGRVLRD
- a CDS encoding peptidase domain-containing ABC transporter, with the protein product MLQTALGSALVARQYGILLAADSIEEDFASGEIRDRDSFIRFFDKHGVLTRFKRVKGKDLETRGYIFPCVAPLQDGGALVLAGMAPREEGEAPAIATIDPADPSGKVEVIPLDDLQARWTGQVVLVTRRSGQRSMDRPFDWDWFIPELHRYKWLLILTLLVSLILHALSFTPIIFIQIALDKVIGYKATSTLAVLTGGVLLALMFNGLLGYVREYLVRFVSAAIEARLSGDAFDKLLAMPVHMFQGQDATSIEEGIQGAGTLRGFLARKVLGGLFDLTSLLVFLPILFAYSIPMALLVIGFAVVMGGASLAFKGVEKGRARAAGQKEHVKNVVLRETVAGIDTVKTLSQETTQRRAWRQAAAVAIRAQGDREKISAMSNQVNSVLQQAMTVAIIFVGIQLVFGGLMSAGALIAVNMMGSRVVRPIVQAISGIAELDRVKAAMEQLGMIWNSQPERAGFGVQKTIQGRYELVHASVEFGEHVKALDNITLTIPERRKIAVVGPAGSGKSTLLRVLQGLTRPTSGTFEVDGTPFANLDLEQFRKQVALVTSRPSFFTGTIEENLRRVRPNVSKRELEEALRLSGLSDALPRIPHGLAAQIDERASTLPNAFRQILAIARALVSDPNVLLLDEVFAVLDKTQQLVLHLNLDEIAANRTLILVSQDIDLIDDFHRIIVLDDGNLAGDGTHEQLLNSCATYKEMWMIERELTWREHKMS
- a CDS encoding HlyD family type I secretion periplasmic adaptor subunit produces the protein MSIRSFPRGEFIFREGETGGYAYILQSGEVEIVKSTAKGPMVLGTVDKGTLFGEMAIIDESPRSASARAKTDVEALEVNRDAFLQHISRKPDAALSLMTRLATYVRSTNLNTIHAGDGLHAVDDQDQTEHEPNRALTDIIDDTDAIYDAKPSRPTLLTGILVLVFVLVAVVFLSVTFVDTTVSARGKFGTTVPNVIVQATTGSVIEDLLIRRGQVIKKGDVVAKLDGTYIRANLKVEEDQLAAINKRILRISTEQYLINSGEEIPRGLDLDEVSLDILSKRLDEYRSRQASFDADVSKLKQEISSAKSAVVIAKEQLSVKQRIEDARKALFDKKIGSLLNYLTAQDDRLAAKKEFAETINTVKNLSSELVSAEAERQAFVAEWSADLAEQLAKEEEANSEIHEEVVKLQRQTQDLTMRSPVDGVVLDLPSVTVGSIVKEGEPMLTLVRTNVPLALEVDVDPKDVSDLRIGADVSVKLDALPFQQFGDLPGKLIFVSNDTFPESLDGEKGAWYRGRVEISPEDIRALPKGFHLTPGMLATADLKVGQRRLVTYFTNPIVKNFQQSFQEPD